In a genomic window of Chroicocephalus ridibundus chromosome 14, bChrRid1.1, whole genome shotgun sequence:
- the TVP23C gene encoding Golgi apparatus membrane protein TVP23 homolog C, with protein sequence MLRQDSSDDIEDVSLFDADDDVSRRSKKSKIRHPVASFFHLFFRVSAIVVYLLCELLTSSFIACMVTIILLLSCDFWAVKNVTGRLMVGLRWWNQVDDDGRSHWVFEARKVSTQGSKTSSEAESRIFWLGLITCPMIWVIFAFSALFSFKVKWLAVVVMGVVLQGANLYGYIRCKVGSRKNLTSMATNYLGKQFLRQTVAKEDQTAS encoded by the exons ATGCTACGGCAG GACAGCAGTGATGACATTGAGGATGTGTCTCTCTTTGATGCAGATGATGATGTATCCAGGAGATCAAAAAAGTCAAAAATAAG GCATCCAGTGGCGTCATTTTTCCACTTATTCTTCCGAGTCAGTGCGATAGTTGTCTATCTGCTCTGTGAGCTCTTAACTAGCAGCTTTATTGCCTGCATGGTGACAATTATCCTCCTCTTGTCGTGTGACTTTTGGGCTGTAAAG AATGTCACCGGGCGACTGATGGTTGGCCTTCGCTGGTGGAACCAGGTGGATGATGATGGCAGAAGTCACTGGGTATTTGAAGCCAGGAAG GTATCAACACAAGGGAGTAAAACCTCATCAGAAGCAGAGTCCCGAATTTTCTGGTTAGGTCTAATTACCTGTCCTATGATCTGGGTGATATTTGCTTTCAGCgctctcttttctttcaaagtgaaatGGCTG GCAGTGGTTGTGATGGGAGTGGTGCTTCAGGGAGCCAACCTTTATGGTTATATCAGATGTAAAGTCGGCAGCAGAAAGAACTTGACAAGCATGGCAACCAACTATCTTGGGAAGCAGTTCTTGCGGCAG aCTGTGGCTAAAGAGGACCAAACAGCATCCTGA